A stretch of Sulfurimonas xiamenensis DNA encodes these proteins:
- the lpdA gene encoding dihydrolipoyl dehydrogenase, which produces MKEIDTVIIGAGPAGYEAALYLAKSGVNTLLIEQSKEKIGGVCLNEGCIPTKNYLQSSSFTSKIPYFKSCGLALEEKGLDLKQLVQKTIALKDELRSGVLWMLDQAKVEILYGTALFKDSNHIELSGETVAFKKCIIATGSQVLQVPKLPFDGKCIISSSDVFNLQTMPSSIIIVGGGAIGCEFATFFSAFGVDVTMVVRGSRLLAREDEEISKALLRAFKKRSIKVLTSAEISNVEVDESGAKLLVATPEGEKTLNSELVLCAIGRIPCSKELQLEKAGVKCDKRGFVEVNEALQTTQKHIYAAGDCINTPGFAHTAYTEGRIAAQNSVKGDSLTNSHVTPFTIFCDPQIASCGLNEQEAKEQGIEVEVKKAYFKANAKAKISGDDSGFVKIISSSQNGEILGASIIGAEATEIIHEFIIAIEKKIPHNEFVKMIFAHPTLSEIVRYL; this is translated from the coding sequence ATGAAAGAGATAGATACCGTAATTATTGGAGCAGGTCCTGCGGGGTATGAAGCCGCACTTTATTTGGCAAAGAGCGGGGTTAATACGCTTTTAATAGAGCAGAGCAAAGAAAAAATAGGCGGAGTATGTCTAAATGAGGGGTGTATCCCGACAAAAAACTATCTGCAGAGTTCCTCATTTACATCCAAAATCCCATATTTTAAAAGTTGTGGTTTGGCTTTAGAAGAGAAAGGTTTGGATTTAAAACAGCTTGTCCAAAAAACTATAGCTCTTAAAGATGAACTTCGCAGCGGTGTGTTGTGGATGCTTGACCAAGCCAAAGTCGAGATACTCTACGGTACAGCACTCTTTAAAGATAGCAATCATATTGAACTCTCAGGAGAAACAGTAGCGTTTAAAAAGTGCATAATAGCTACAGGCTCGCAAGTTCTGCAGGTTCCAAAACTTCCGTTTGATGGCAAGTGTATTATCTCAAGCAGCGATGTTTTTAATCTCCAGACTATGCCTTCATCGATAATAATTGTCGGAGGAGGGGCAATAGGGTGCGAATTTGCAACATTTTTTAGTGCTTTTGGCGTAGATGTGACGATGGTAGTTCGCGGATCACGGCTTTTAGCGCGTGAGGACGAGGAGATCTCAAAAGCTCTTTTGCGCGCTTTTAAAAAACGCTCCATTAAGGTTTTGACCTCTGCTGAAATTTCAAATGTTGAAGTAGATGAAAGCGGAGCAAAGCTTCTTGTCGCAACACCTGAGGGTGAAAAGACGCTTAATTCTGAACTTGTGCTCTGTGCCATCGGACGGATACCCTGCAGCAAAGAACTGCAGCTTGAGAAGGCTGGGGTCAAGTGTGATAAGAGAGGTTTTGTGGAGGTAAATGAAGCTTTGCAAACAACACAAAAACATATCTATGCAGCAGGTGACTGTATCAACACACCGGGTTTTGCTCACACTGCTTATACTGAGGGGAGAATCGCCGCGCAAAACAGTGTAAAGGGCGACTCTTTGACTAATAGTCATGTTACTCCGTTTACCATCTTTTGTGATCCGCAAATCGCCTCATGCGGTTTAAATGAGCAAGAAGCAAAAGAGCAAGGAATTGAAGTAGAGGTTAAAAAAGCCTACTTTAAAGCCAATGCAAAAGCAAAAATATCAGGAGACGACTCCGGATTTGTAAAAATTATTAGCTCTTCACAAAACGGTGAGATACTCGGGGCTTCCATCATCGGTGCAGAAGCGACAGAGATTATTCATGAGTTTATTATAGCGATAGAAAAAAAGATTCCACACAATGAGTTTGTTAAAATGATTTTTGCCCATCCGACTCTATCAGAGATAGTGCGTTATCTTTGA
- a CDS encoding EAL domain-containing protein, producing the protein MEKENLKSLSSKIVFSIALASLFILLGFFTVFEKINKEAFYQIEGEKAEIIAKTIEPLIGMNIYLDMKENVEQITRQLLENPNILAIKILANNEIISEMKSNAYQNNLDDSFIVTKSILQPNSYKEVGRLTLTYSNKEYKELVGEFTDILLKLLLVLTLLFILFGIYIKRLLSPLRKISRSLKNYSPNKNIKFPYASQKNEIGLISNALNEMQEKICEYSKKQENINNYLEEQVEEKTKELRKQLYTDTLTGLPNRFSLVNCLASIKDGALIVLNIDDFKEINDFYGHAAGDGILKKLSNRLKNIFKENETVQLKYLSSDEFALLFTQKPQLKNFIQTIEKLIFAIEKMIFLYQENEINIRVTIGATYEIDRALEKADIALKSARKQQKSFLLYDKKLNIEKQYKNNMEWVKKLNKALEQDKIVPYFQPIFDNTTNKISSYECLIRLINSDNTPITPDIFLTIAKKSRLYKTLTKIMIEKSCQYFEHIDSNFSINLSVEDILNKEIVTYIKQKIKQYKVADKIIFEILESEGIENYEEISIFINDMKKLGCKIAIDDFGSGYSNFEYLLKLNIDYIKIDGTLIKNLDKDINAQMIVGIIVEFAKRLNIVTIAEYVHSREVFEKAKELNIDRIQGFFIAKPQPTISSIKDNALSLIESDGQKSF; encoded by the coding sequence GTGGAAAAAGAGAATTTAAAATCTCTCTCAAGCAAAATAGTTTTTTCAATCGCCCTTGCATCATTGTTTATCCTTTTAGGTTTTTTTACAGTTTTTGAAAAGATAAATAAAGAAGCTTTTTATCAAATCGAGGGAGAAAAAGCGGAAATAATTGCAAAAACTATAGAGCCGCTTATTGGGATGAATATCTATCTTGATATGAAAGAGAATGTCGAACAAATCACACGCCAACTTTTAGAAAATCCAAATATATTAGCCATAAAAATTCTAGCAAACAATGAAATAATCAGTGAAATGAAGTCTAATGCATATCAAAATAATTTAGATGACTCATTTATAGTTACAAAGAGTATTTTGCAGCCTAACTCTTATAAAGAAGTAGGTCGTCTTACACTTACCTATTCCAATAAAGAGTATAAAGAGTTAGTAGGTGAATTTACAGATATTTTACTTAAACTGCTTTTAGTTTTAACTTTGCTCTTTATCTTATTTGGTATATATATAAAGCGTCTTCTCTCTCCGCTTCGAAAAATTTCTAGATCATTAAAAAATTATTCTCCAAATAAAAATATTAAATTCCCTTATGCATCGCAAAAAAATGAAATTGGATTAATCTCAAACGCTCTCAATGAGATGCAAGAAAAAATTTGCGAATATTCAAAAAAGCAAGAAAACATTAACAATTATCTTGAAGAACAAGTAGAAGAAAAAACAAAAGAGCTTCGTAAACAGCTCTATACAGATACTTTGACAGGATTACCAAATAGATTTAGTCTTGTTAATTGTCTAGCTAGTATAAAAGATGGTGCACTGATTGTTTTAAATATAGATGATTTTAAAGAGATAAATGATTTTTATGGGCATGCGGCAGGTGATGGCATATTAAAAAAACTCTCAAATAGACTTAAAAATATATTTAAAGAAAATGAAACTGTTCAATTAAAATATCTATCCAGTGATGAATTTGCTCTTCTGTTTACACAAAAGCCTCAATTAAAAAATTTTATACAAACTATTGAAAAATTAATTTTTGCTATAGAAAAAATGATTTTTTTATATCAAGAAAATGAGATTAATATTAGAGTAACCATAGGTGCAACCTATGAGATAGACAGAGCACTCGAAAAAGCTGATATAGCTCTAAAATCCGCAAGAAAACAACAAAAATCTTTTTTACTATATGACAAAAAATTAAATATAGAAAAACAGTATAAAAATAATATGGAATGGGTGAAAAAACTTAATAAAGCACTTGAACAAGATAAAATAGTTCCATACTTTCAACCTATTTTTGACAATACTACAAACAAAATCTCCAGCTATGAGTGTTTAATTCGTTTAATTAATAGTGACAATACACCTATTACCCCAGATATATTTTTAACAATTGCTAAAAAAAGCAGACTTTATAAAACACTAACTAAAATTATGATTGAAAAAAGCTGTCAATATTTTGAACATATCGATTCGAATTTTTCAATTAATTTATCTGTAGAAGATATACTCAACAAAGAGATCGTTACTTATATAAAACAAAAGATAAAACAATACAAAGTTGCAGATAAAATTATTTTTGAAATTTTAGAGTCAGAAGGCATAGAAAATTATGAAGAGATATCTATCTTTATAAATGATATGAAAAAACTTGGCTGCAAAATAGCTATAGATGATTTTGGAAGCGGATACTCAAATTTTGAATATCTCCTCAAACTAAATATCGATTATATCAAGATTGACGGCACGCTGATAAAAAATCTTGATAAAGATATCAATGCCCAAATGATTGTTGGAATAATCGTAGAGTTTGCAAAAAGATTAAACATTGTTACCATAGCAGAATATGTCCACAGCAGAGAAGTTTTTGAAAAAGCCAAAGAGCTTAATATAGATCGTATTCAAGGGTTTTTTATAGCCAAACCACAACCAACTATCTCTTCTATCAAAGATAACGCACTATCTCTGATAGAGTCGGATGGGCAAAAATCATTTTAA